The Triticum aestivum cultivar Chinese Spring chromosome 7B, IWGSC CS RefSeq v2.1, whole genome shotgun sequence genome window below encodes:
- the LOC123156631 gene encoding uncharacterized protein — MAVSSSSSLRCPWPDLQPELLGVVLSRLPSHADRVLLAAVCRAWRSNARLLRPLPPLLPWIALCDGTFLSLPDCAVHRLPAADDGVSIRASTGSRLFLVHGDGRCSLMKPSPSATTPVPEAAFWFQGKPVVRKVVASDHLIAALVESTNSTTARVIISTRGQPWHITRCSTMEWAEPEGGFVSDIAIFKGKIYALLTTNVERYRQHELCILDDGHEQTTIHGTLVGREAWYDPNLTGFYLQRNYLVVSGDRLLMVEQRISEPWPRDWGPLKLTRHFKVLEATDLSSSGCAHWTEVDTLMGRALFVSQGCSESLPASAGGQSSGTGVEEDCIYFLNEKKGSSQPGLAFLNLKPGRPFVSKINRGNCENAFQDSGVYNMRDRTVMPLLSETVVASTAGEGPWSPTWLFPEP; from the coding sequence ATGGCCGTGTCATCAAGCTCGTCTCTCCGGTGCCCATGGCCGGACCTCCAGCCGGAGCTGTTGGGCGTCGTGCTCTCGCGGCTGCCGTCGCACGCCGaccgcgtcctcctcgccgccgtctGCCGCGCATGGCGCTCCAACGCGCGGCTGCTGCGCCCGCTTCCCCCGCTGCTCCCGTGGATTGCCCTCTGCGATGGCACCTTCCTCAGCCTCCCCGACTGCGCCGTCCACCGCCTGCCCGCCGCGGACGACGGCGTCTCCATCCGAGCCTCCACCGGCAGCAGGCTCTTCCTCGTGCACGGCGACGGCAGGTGCTCGCTGATGAAACCTTCCCCCTCTGCGACGACCCCTGTCCCCGAGGCTGCCTTCTGGTTCCAGGGAAAGCCCGTCGTCCGGAAGGTGGTGGCGTCCGATCACCTCATCGCCGCTCTGGTGGAGTCAACAAATTCCACGACCGCGAGAGTCATCATCTCTACTCGTGGGCAGCCATGGCACATCACGAGGTGCTCCACGATGGAGTGGGCGGAGCCTGAAGGCGGCTTCGTCAGCGACATTGCCATCTTCAAAGGAAAGATCTACGCCCTCCTCACCACAAATGTGGAGCGATATCGTCAGCATGAACTTTGTATCCTGGACGACGGCCACGAGCAGACAACCATCCACGGTACCCTAGTAGGGCGGGAGGCATGGTATGATCCTAACTTGACCGGCTTCTACTTGCAGCGGAACTACCTTGTCGTCTCCGGTGATAGGCTGCTGATGGTCGAACAAAGGATCAGCGAGCCGTGGCCGAGAGACTGGGGACCTTTGAAGCTGACTCGACACTTCAAGGTATTGGAAGCAACGGACCTGAGCAGCAGCGGCTGTGCACACTGGACCGAAGTCGATACATTGATGGGGCGCGCGCTCTTCGTCAGCCAAGGGTGCTCCGAGTCCCTCCCTGCCAGTGCCGGAGGTCAATCTAGCGGCACCGGAGTTGAAGAAGATTGCATCTACTTTCTAAACGAGAAGAAAGGATCTAGTCAGCCTGGTTTGGCCTTTCTTAACTTAAAGCCGGGCAGGCCCTTCGTTTCAAAAATAAACAGGGGAAATTGTGAGAATGCCTTTCAAGACTCTGGGGTGTACAACATGAGAGACCGGACAGTGATGCCATTGCTGTCGGAGACGGTAGTGGCGTCCACAGCCGGCGAAGGTCCATGGTCTCCTACTTGGCTTTTTCCAGAGCCTTGA